One window from the genome of Pieris napi chromosome 12, ilPieNapi1.2, whole genome shotgun sequence encodes:
- the LOC125054943 gene encoding uncharacterized protein LOC125054943, whose translation MKFSLVLLAIVALVSGDESDNTMETAINFIKDCRGDYFLCVKEKMLRIVDNVRASRSIAIVDGIVLKGEPALRSAKQLEPLPIDPIARDTEVNYRLLDGVVNLFETHALEVKMNEADKESFKRSLEEGRGKKKGGSGMGGIIGLLGAKLLLGKLFIVKLIAIKALATAKIALVLAVVLFVAYCFKQDHTKTTYEVVPHAHHHESHHPVHVEHVAHDLGGHGQGYSSYGSDWSKNIDDGQNLAYSAYAPH comes from the exons atgaaattctcTTTAGTACTTCTTGCCATAGTGGCGTTAGTTAGTGGAGATGAAAGTGATAATACAATGGAGACAGCCATCAACTTTATCAAGGACTGCAGGGGCGATTACTTCCTGTGTGTTAag gaAAAAATGCTGAGAATTGTGGACAACGTGAGAGCTTCGCGGTCTATTGCAATTGTTGATGGAATTGTATTAAAGGGGGAACCTGCTTTGAGGTCAGCTAAACAATTGGAACCTCTGCCAATTGACCCTATCGCAAGAGACACAGAAGTCAACTATAGGCTTTTAGATGGAGTAGTCAACCTTTTTGAAACTCACGCCCTTGAGGTCAAAATGAACGAGGCTGATAAAGAATCATTCAAACGCTCCTTAGAAGAAG GTCGTGGTAAGAAAAAAGGAGGCAGCGGAATGGGCGGTATCATCGGACTCCTTGGGGCTAAGCTTTTACTCGGAAAACTCTTCATCGTCAAGCTGATAGCTATCAAAGCTTTGGCCACCGCTAAAATAGCATTAGTCCTTGCTGTAGTACTTTTCGTAGCCTACTGCTTCAAACAGGACCACACTAAGACGACCTATGAAGTGGTGCCTCACGCACATCATCATGAGTCCCATCACCCAGTCCACGTTGAGCACGTTGCCCATGACCTGGGAGGACATGGTCAAGGCTACTCGAGCTACGGTTCCGACTGGAGCAAGAACATCGATGATGGCCAGAACCTTGCCTACTCAGCATACGCACCTCACTAA